A genomic window from Sphingobacteriales bacterium includes:
- a CDS encoding TonB-dependent receptor: MQSVSYFASVQKMFKTQSLALTIFGAPTKQGKAGATTKEAYELAGSNYYNPNWGYQNGKVRNSRVEYRHQPTFILTHEWKPKENMNLLSAAGFSFGERSLSGIDRSDAPDPRPDYYKYLPSYLIHEGLPEQASDLTELILTNPSLLQVNWAQLYDRNRNPENLTTIQDAEGISGNNVTGLRGQYVLKEDVQNHLRFNFNSVYNVSVKNIDLTAGVMYQFQQTKNFKRAKDLLGADFFYDVDAFTEGDSLANPSAAYSDLNQPRHIVRSGDKFGYNYASVVHKTSVWGQANQHTKHVDWFVAAEFSNTTQWREGFYRNGLNPTTSEGKSKVYSYNNFLVKGGLTYKISGRHYVYANGSYQTRAPFWDNLFISPRTRNIANGAASEKIGSVEGGYIYNSPILKLRATGYFTDFKDGSNVLTYFDDDYFGLASYTLTHIDKRHFGGELGVEAQIYKGLSASLVASVGKYYYTSRQIGTLTIDNQPELIQTDLIYSKNFYVANVPQQAYSLGLNYRSKKFWYVSANVNFFDRFYSDFAPTHRTERATDAVPYQSEQWYAIVNQERYNRKGQWTLDLSGGYSWRLKSTFKNMKGKDAGKHYLVLNTGISNVTNNRNFIVSGREQLRFDFAEKDPSKFPAKYTYAYGINFYLNLTYRF, translated from the coding sequence ATGCAGAGTGTTTCTTATTTCGCATCCGTACAGAAAATGTTTAAGACGCAGTCCCTGGCACTGACCATTTTTGGTGCACCCACCAAACAGGGAAAAGCCGGAGCGACCACAAAAGAGGCTTATGAATTGGCAGGTTCCAATTATTACAATCCCAACTGGGGTTATCAGAATGGTAAAGTCAGAAACTCCAGGGTTGAATACAGACATCAGCCTACATTCATTCTGACACATGAATGGAAGCCAAAAGAAAACATGAATTTGCTGTCTGCCGCAGGATTTTCTTTCGGTGAAAGAAGCCTTTCCGGTATTGACAGAAGCGATGCTCCGGATCCAAGACCGGATTATTATAAATACCTGCCAAGTTATCTGATTCATGAAGGACTGCCAGAACAGGCATCAGACCTGACTGAATTAATTCTGACAAATCCATCATTATTACAGGTAAACTGGGCGCAGTTGTATGATAGAAACAGAAATCCGGAGAATCTCACAACCATTCAGGATGCAGAGGGCATTTCAGGGAATAATGTTACCGGATTAAGAGGGCAATATGTGTTAAAGGAAGATGTGCAGAATCATTTACGCTTTAATTTTAATTCTGTTTATAACGTGAGTGTTAAGAATATAGATTTGACGGCAGGGGTGATGTACCAGTTTCAGCAAACAAAAAATTTCAAACGTGCCAAAGATCTGTTAGGAGCTGATTTCTTTTATGATGTGGACGCCTTTACAGAAGGTGACTCTCTGGCGAATCCGAGTGCTGCTTATTCAGATTTAAACCAGCCTAGACATATCGTCCGTAGTGGCGATAAATTTGGATACAATTATGCATCGGTAGTGCATAAAACAAGTGTTTGGGGACAAGCCAACCAACACACTAAACATGTCGACTGGTTTGTGGCTGCAGAGTTTTCCAATACGACCCAATGGAGGGAAGGATTTTATCGAAACGGATTGAATCCGACAACTTCGGAAGGGAAATCAAAAGTATATTCCTATAACAATTTTTTAGTGAAAGGCGGATTGACATATAAGATCAGCGGCCGTCACTACGTCTATGCCAATGGTTCCTACCAGACCCGTGCCCCTTTTTGGGATAATTTGTTCATTTCCCCACGAACCAGAAATATAGCAAATGGTGCTGCAAGTGAGAAAATTGGTTCAGTGGAAGGTGGGTATATTTATAATTCTCCTATCCTTAAGTTGCGCGCAACCGGCTATTTTACCGATTTCAAAGATGGCTCTAACGTACTGACTTATTTTGACGATGATTATTTTGGCTTGGCCAGTTACACGCTTACCCATATCGATAAAAGGCATTTTGGCGGTGAATTGGGTGTCGAGGCCCAAATATATAAAGGGCTGAGCGCTTCATTGGTGGCATCGGTAGGCAAGTATTATTATACCAGCCGCCAGATAGGTACCCTGACCATCGACAACCAGCCGGAACTGATTCAGACAGACCTTATTTACAGTAAGAATTTTTATGTGGCCAATGTTCCTCAGCAGGCTTACTCTTTGGGCTTGAATTATCGTTCCAAGAAATTCTGGTATGTGAGTGCCAATGTGAATTTCTTCGATCGGTTCTATTCTGATTTTGCGCCGACACACCGCACCGAACGTGCTACGGATGCGGTGCCCTATCAGTCGGAACAATGGTATGCCATTGTGAATCAGGAACGCTATAATAGGAAAGGACAGTGGACATTGGATTTGTCCGGCGGTTATTCCTGGAGGCTGAAGTCCACCTTCAAAAACATGAAGGGGAAGGATGCAGGCAAACATTATCTGGTACTGAATACCGGAATCAGCAATGTCACGAACAACAGAAACTTCATCGTCAGCGGGAGAGAACAGCTGCGTTTTGATTTTGCTGAAAAAGATCCTTCAAAGTTTCCTGCAAAATACACCTATGCCTACGGAATCAATTTTTATCTGAACCTGACGTATAGGTTTTAA
- a CDS encoding gliding motility-associated C-terminal domain-containing protein encodes MHKISVPLHMRKRLLATLLLLVINANIYSQNCSINAGLGNTICQNDSMTLNGTRSGLFASGAVVNWSQVSGPSVIIHSPNTLITAVSGYGSGDYVFRLSIKCRDGYIAEDFVTITVLPLTTPNAGQDTVFCPNATSTLYANLPLHAGEIGKWTFVGSNAAGISIAEIHNPRSPISINPNNAGTSILRWTITTVNGCTSSDDVSITNFGGVAPVFAGDDQILGNCFSASSCANLLASNGGRGLGGQNGTWTFVSGPSVPAITQPNSPGTRVCDLVEGTYVFRYTVTGPCVSGYDEVHIVVPPPGQASTVANSNSFSTETKYCGLVNSITLRGNAPLYAGETVRWTQTAGSPLTIATPDNPSTLVTGITEYGTYCFNYKIQNTSSGCSSNNLVCYSFFEQGSVNGGPDQILPCDVTSTIIPATTTGAGTLNYRIISGPSGAFSSYPTGYGLFNDINGLKLPGTYRVEVNYSFGMGCPAVSDFVDVTVSRTPTGTNAGTDLYFACSSPTAQLAGNNPVLTGLGNGRWSQVAGPVSSTIVSPVNYITDIRGLIPGEYTFRWTVRGGNNCPSNSDDVKVFIPDTLITNANAGADNTVCYNSPIILHGNGLHADETALWVSQPAGVIFSPGNTVPSPTLSGLQPATTYSFTYTINNSCGAVSKDTVKITTSASSGPSVANAGADQCLPEGTSTIQLNAVRPVSGSGVWYQIEGAPVLIADRSTHITSVSGAANGTYKFLWTVSVLGCSNSTTDTVVITISANTTAANAGTDATICSDEYTLLGNNPAYGTGVWTQISGDGDALLSNPDNPVCGVTNLTTGIYTFRWTIRNGVCPYTSDEVTLTASSPPSMANAGSDQVLCGVNANTAQLNAQPPLIGTGQWVQVTGPNIARITSNTFTQTTVTGLTNGSYTFRWIVAGGPSCSPSTDDVVINISIPANAGPDQNLCNLPSATLRANTGSAGVWSQISGPLAVISQSPANNPIASISGLLPGSVYIFRYTIPASYGCPETVDEVIIYNRTSTQIPNAGPDSAYCNVTSFRLNGSTPANGETGTWSVLSGPSGAQFYPNVNTPDAVLTNTVPGTYTLKWTLSNGTCSSSDLKRIDNYALPTMAAAGADQMVCFGNAILQGNVPLNGIGRWSQVSGPASVSISSVNNPVSEVRGLDMFGTYIMVWTISNGSACSPSRDTVKLTVSALAPSVSNAGADQHLCQQDATILSANLPAVGTGTWTQIAGPDADITSEHAPISTVGSLVPGTYKFVWTVVNTDASCFSKDTVTINNNSTPNAANAGNDEKFCVFGNVSLSANSPVTGTTGSWSFVSGPNTPFIISPAQPNSPVAGVVPGIYSFRWTISSPNCPPSSDEVLITVISAADLAIAGSNQQICSSTSTLYANAPTHSNQGIWEQADGPGDVTFSSISSPVCQLSDLIPGEYKLVWKIYNEECFTTDTLTVTVEPPGIVNAGPDNSLCNKIPEYTLSASFLGGSAVTAVWSIVSGSGSLSNILPTNFPNLVSFLPDSGYTGAVILRLTSNDACLDSVSDEMVLNMMPSVVSPLVAVNDVVHMSSLSGITIPVLENDKNSNTDILLLCKEDAITFPPSNGTVSVLDDGSLVYTPGGYFKADSFQYQICSAYFADSLFINGCPNEGKGSAWVFILMDECVIPNTFTPNGDGINDVFSIPCVRNKTEFSVYNIWGVELYSSENYLNDWDGNYNGAPLPEGTYYYSFRYRNLDNDEYNKAGFISLRR; translated from the coding sequence ATGCATAAAATATCAGTGCCACTTCATATGCGAAAAAGGTTGCTTGCCACATTATTATTGCTGGTAATTAATGCTAATATCTATAGTCAGAATTGTTCCATTAATGCCGGTTTAGGCAATACCATTTGCCAGAACGATAGTATGACACTCAATGGAACCCGTTCCGGTTTATTTGCGTCTGGTGCAGTTGTGAACTGGTCACAGGTTTCCGGTCCGTCCGTTATTATTCATTCACCAAATACTTTGATTACTGCTGTCAGCGGATATGGCTCGGGGGATTATGTATTCCGATTGAGCATAAAATGCAGGGATGGGTATATTGCAGAGGATTTTGTTACCATAACGGTGCTTCCACTGACAACTCCCAATGCAGGACAGGACACTGTTTTTTGTCCCAATGCGACTTCAACGCTCTATGCCAATCTCCCGCTGCATGCCGGAGAGATCGGAAAATGGACATTTGTAGGATCCAATGCTGCTGGTATTTCGATTGCTGAAATCCATAATCCCAGATCGCCCATTTCGATTAATCCGAATAATGCCGGAACGTCCATTTTGCGCTGGACAATAACCACCGTCAACGGATGTACATCCAGCGATGATGTGTCAATAACAAATTTTGGCGGTGTCGCTCCAGTTTTCGCCGGCGATGACCAGATTTTAGGGAATTGTTTTTCTGCGTCATCCTGCGCAAATTTATTGGCATCCAATGGCGGACGCGGACTGGGCGGACAAAACGGTACCTGGACTTTTGTGTCAGGGCCATCGGTGCCGGCCATAACGCAGCCAAACAGCCCCGGTACCAGGGTATGTGATTTGGTGGAAGGAACCTATGTATTTAGATATACAGTGACTGGGCCATGTGTCAGCGGCTATGATGAAGTGCATATTGTGGTGCCTCCGCCCGGTCAGGCTTCCACTGTTGCCAATTCAAATTCATTTAGTACTGAAACAAAGTATTGCGGTTTAGTGAATTCAATCACTCTCAGGGGAAATGCACCCCTTTACGCAGGAGAGACAGTAAGATGGACACAGACCGCCGGTTCTCCACTGACAATTGCGACACCTGATAATCCATCTACACTGGTTACAGGAATTACAGAATATGGAACCTATTGCTTTAATTATAAGATTCAAAATACCAGCTCAGGCTGTTCAAGTAATAATTTAGTCTGCTATTCATTCTTTGAGCAAGGTTCTGTCAATGGAGGTCCCGACCAGATTCTCCCATGTGATGTAACATCGACTATCATTCCGGCAACCACGACCGGTGCCGGTACGCTGAACTACAGGATAATCAGCGGTCCTTCGGGCGCATTTAGCAGTTATCCGACCGGTTATGGATTATTTAATGATATAAACGGGTTAAAATTACCGGGAACCTATCGGGTGGAAGTAAATTACTCCTTTGGTATGGGATGTCCGGCAGTAAGTGATTTCGTTGATGTGACCGTTTCCCGGACTCCAACCGGAACGAATGCAGGCACAGATTTATATTTTGCCTGTTCTTCCCCAACAGCTCAGCTTGCCGGGAATAATCCTGTACTTACCGGATTAGGGAACGGGAGATGGAGCCAGGTAGCAGGGCCGGTTTCATCCACCATTGTTTCTCCGGTAAATTATATTACTGACATCAGGGGGCTGATACCCGGTGAGTACACTTTCAGATGGACCGTCAGGGGTGGGAATAACTGCCCGTCCAATTCTGACGATGTAAAGGTCTTTATTCCGGATACGCTCATTACAAATGCAAATGCAGGGGCCGATAATACTGTCTGTTATAACTCTCCCATAATACTTCATGGAAACGGGTTGCATGCCGATGAAACTGCATTATGGGTGTCGCAACCTGCCGGCGTTATTTTTTCTCCGGGCAATACTGTTCCCTCACCGACCCTATCCGGATTACAGCCTGCCACTACGTATTCATTCACCTATACAATCAATAACTCCTGTGGCGCTGTGTCTAAGGATACCGTTAAGATTACCACCAGTGCATCTTCCGGTCCTTCAGTGGCAAATGCAGGAGCTGATCAATGCCTGCCTGAAGGAACCTCAACCATTCAGCTGAATGCCGTTCGGCCCGTCTCCGGTTCCGGTGTATGGTATCAGATTGAAGGTGCACCTGTTTTGATAGCTGACAGATCAACCCATATCACTTCAGTATCCGGTGCAGCGAATGGTACGTATAAGTTTTTATGGACAGTGTCCGTGCTGGGTTGCAGCAATAGTACGACCGATACTGTTGTCATTACCATTTCAGCGAATACAACTGCAGCTAACGCGGGGACAGATGCAACCATCTGTTCAGATGAATATACCCTGCTTGGAAATAATCCTGCATATGGTACAGGTGTCTGGACGCAGATTTCGGGAGATGGGGATGCGCTCCTTTCCAACCCCGACAACCCTGTCTGCGGGGTTACAAACTTAACCACCGGAATTTATACATTCCGATGGACCATCCGGAATGGCGTATGTCCATATACCTCAGATGAAGTTACGTTAACAGCTTCTTCTCCGCCATCCATGGCCAATGCCGGTTCAGACCAGGTTTTATGCGGGGTTAACGCAAACACCGCACAGTTAAATGCCCAACCGCCCCTTATTGGAACAGGGCAATGGGTACAGGTCACGGGTCCAAACATCGCCAGAATAACCAGTAATACGTTTACACAAACTACCGTGACCGGTTTAACCAATGGTTCGTATACATTCAGGTGGATTGTTGCAGGCGGACCGAGTTGTTCGCCGTCTACGGATGATGTAGTCATTAATATTTCTATTCCGGCAAATGCAGGACCCGACCAAAATTTATGCAATTTACCTTCAGCTACCTTACGGGCAAATACCGGTAGTGCAGGGGTGTGGTCGCAGATTTCTGGACCACTTGCTGTCATCAGTCAGTCTCCTGCTAATAACCCCATTGCCAGCATCTCCGGATTACTCCCGGGTTCCGTTTATATTTTCAGGTATACAATACCAGCCTCTTATGGCTGCCCTGAAACAGTTGATGAAGTAATTATCTATAACAGAACATCCACACAAATACCGAATGCCGGACCGGATAGTGCTTACTGCAATGTAACATCTTTCAGATTAAATGGCAGTACCCCTGCAAACGGCGAAACAGGAACCTGGTCCGTTTTATCCGGACCTTCCGGTGCACAATTCTATCCTAATGTGAATACACCGGATGCCGTATTGACAAATACTGTTCCTGGAACGTATACCCTGAAATGGACATTATCCAATGGTACCTGTTCCAGCAGTGATCTAAAAAGAATTGACAATTATGCTTTACCTACCATGGCTGCCGCAGGGGCTGATCAAATGGTCTGTTTTGGGAATGCCATTTTGCAGGGTAATGTACCATTAAACGGAATAGGAAGATGGTCTCAGGTGTCTGGTCCTGCAAGTGTTTCTATTTCGTCTGTCAACAATCCTGTTTCAGAAGTCAGAGGATTGGATATGTTCGGCACTTATATCATGGTTTGGACAATAAGCAATGGTTCTGCCTGTTCACCAAGCAGGGATACGGTAAAATTAACGGTCTCGGCTTTAGCGCCTTCTGTTTCAAATGCGGGAGCTGATCAGCATTTATGTCAGCAGGATGCCACCATTCTCTCAGCTAACCTACCTGCCGTCGGTACCGGAACCTGGACACAGATAGCAGGTCCCGATGCTGACATCACTTCAGAGCATGCCCCCATTTCTACTGTCGGGTCTTTGGTGCCGGGGACCTATAAATTTGTTTGGACTGTAGTTAATACAGATGCATCCTGTTTTTCAAAGGATACCGTTACCATCAACAATAATTCGACTCCCAATGCGGCAAATGCAGGAAACGACGAAAAATTCTGTGTTTTTGGAAATGTCAGTCTATCTGCGAACAGTCCAGTTACAGGTACAACGGGAAGTTGGTCATTTGTTTCCGGTCCGAATACACCCTTCATTATTTCTCCCGCACAACCCAACTCACCCGTAGCAGGAGTTGTACCAGGTATTTACAGCTTTCGCTGGACTATATCAAGTCCGAATTGTCCCCCATCTTCTGACGAGGTGTTGATTACGGTTATAAGTGCGGCGGATTTAGCGATTGCAGGTTCCAACCAACAAATCTGCTCCTCTACATCCACACTTTATGCCAATGCACCAACCCATTCCAATCAGGGGATTTGGGAGCAGGCAGACGGGCCAGGCGATGTGACTTTTTCTTCAATAAGTTCTCCTGTTTGTCAGTTGTCTGATTTGATTCCGGGGGAATATAAACTGGTATGGAAAATATACAACGAAGAATGTTTTACTACGGATACATTGACAGTTACCGTAGAGCCACCGGGTATCGTAAATGCCGGACCGGATAATTCCTTATGCAACAAGATTCCGGAATATACGTTAAGTGCATCTTTTCTGGGAGGTTCTGCCGTGACAGCCGTCTGGTCGATTGTTTCCGGTAGTGGTTCATTAAGCAATATATTGCCTACAAATTTTCCCAACCTGGTTTCATTTCTTCCCGATTCAGGGTATACAGGTGCAGTCATTTTAAGGCTGACTTCTAACGATGCCTGTCTGGATTCTGTTTCAGATGAGATGGTATTAAACATGATGCCTTCGGTTGTTTCGCCGCTGGTTGCCGTAAACGATGTCGTACATATGAGTTCACTCAGCGGCATTACAATACCTGTACTGGAAAATGATAAAAACAGTAATACAGATATCCTACTGCTTTGTAAGGAGGATGCAATAACCTTTCCGCCTTCAAATGGAACGGTGTCCGTCCTGGATGATGGCAGTTTGGTTTATACACCCGGCGGATATTTTAAAGCAGATAGTTTTCAATACCAGATTTGTTCTGCTTATTTTGCGGACAGCCTTTTCATTAATGGTTGTCCGAATGAAGGAAAAGGAAGTGCATGGGTTTTCATCCTTATGGATGAATGTGTTATCCCAAATACATTTACACCGAACGGAGATGGCATAAATGATGTATTCAGCATCCCATGCGTTCGGAATAAAACAGAATTTTCAGTTTATAACATTTGGGGAGTGGAACTCTACAGCAGTGAGAATTATCTGAACGACTGGGATGGTAACTATAACGGAGCGCCATTGCCGGAGGGGACGTATTATTATTCTTTCAGGTATAGAAATCTGGACAATGATGAATATAATAAAGCAGGATTCATTTCGCTCCGGCGGTAG
- a CDS encoding choice-of-anchor J domain-containing protein, producing the protein MTTSIQKLFIAIALLVAISSATSCKKDTFDEPPGNTADPNLDTISISRLKAYYTGGSPVSIPDDVNIAGIVIADDRTGSFYKSIVIDDGNAAIAVSIDVSSGLYTDYPIGRKIYVKCQGLALGTYGGTPQLGGYVDGTSVGRIAQALLPKVIVKGPTGNDIAPLVQHITIGQLNDSYLSRLVQFENVEFKGTSIDTPYAEVNKAVPDDGDRILGDCDGGTVTVRTSPFCTFAFARTPEGNGSILGVYTKYNSTKQLSIRDTSDVNLRGTNCIDIPPPVVDTILYENFNGVSTSGNLSIPSWTNFSTAGTKYWYGYGSSDKNARVSAYTSTVSQQQPSNICWLITPPVNLDATTDEKIVWRRYVGFVTGTIKMEVLYSTNYSGSGDPSSSTWNLLVDDAPAATTSFSNATPVSLNAITGTAVYFAFRYTGGYSPATNTTQYNLDNVLISH; encoded by the coding sequence ATGACAACATCCATCCAGAAATTATTTATAGCAATTGCCCTGCTGGTTGCTATCTCCTCCGCCACCTCTTGTAAAAAGGATACGTTTGACGAGCCACCCGGAAATACGGCAGATCCCAACCTAGATACGATCAGTATCAGCCGCCTGAAGGCATATTATACAGGTGGTTCGCCGGTTTCTATTCCGGATGATGTAAATATTGCCGGAATCGTAATTGCTGATGATAGAACCGGAAGCTTCTATAAGTCTATCGTGATTGATGACGGTAATGCTGCCATCGCAGTTTCCATTGATGTGTCTTCCGGGTTGTATACGGATTATCCGATAGGCAGAAAAATTTATGTAAAATGTCAGGGCCTTGCATTGGGTACTTATGGCGGCACCCCTCAGTTAGGCGGCTATGTGGATGGTACCAGTGTCGGTAGAATTGCGCAGGCCTTGTTGCCAAAGGTAATTGTAAAAGGCCCGACAGGAAATGATATCGCACCTTTGGTTCAGCATATTACGATTGGTCAGCTGAATGATTCCTACCTTTCCCGTTTGGTGCAGTTTGAAAATGTGGAATTTAAAGGTACGAGTATCGATACGCCTTATGCAGAAGTGAATAAAGCTGTTCCGGATGATGGAGACAGAATTCTGGGGGATTGTGACGGCGGAACCGTTACTGTCAGAACCAGCCCTTTTTGCACATTTGCCTTTGCCAGAACACCGGAAGGAAATGGTTCCATTTTAGGCGTTTATACGAAGTATAACTCCACCAAACAGCTTTCCATACGTGATACGTCCGATGTGAATCTGAGAGGTACGAATTGTATTGACATTCCTCCTCCGGTGGTCGATACGATATTGTATGAAAATTTTAACGGGGTATCTACCTCCGGGAATTTATCTATTCCCAGCTGGACTAATTTCTCAACAGCGGGTACAAAATACTGGTACGGATACGGTTCATCGGATAAAAATGCACGTGTCTCCGCATACACTTCAACCGTCTCACAGCAACAGCCATCCAATATTTGCTGGTTAATTACGCCGCCTGTAAACCTGGACGCCACTACCGATGAAAAAATAGTATGGAGAAGATATGTGGGATTTGTAACGGGAACAATAAAGATGGAAGTATTATATTCCACCAATTATTCCGGCAGCGGCGACCCATCGTCATCTACATGGAATTTATTGGTGGATGATGCACCGGCAGCAACAACCAGTTTTTCAAATGCCACACCGGTTTCTTTGAACGCCATTACCGGAACTGCCGTATATTTCGCTTTCAGATATACCGGCGGTTATTCACCTGCAACAAATACGACACAGTACAATTTGGATAATGTTTTAATTTCTCATTAA
- a CDS encoding endonuclease, whose translation MKTIFVLTISLFTGTFLFAQNKQYKVVLAGFYNLENFYDTINQPYVDDEDFTPDGSYHYTGGIFWDKVDHLAEVLSQIGTDVSPDGLAFFGCAEIENRTVLETLANHPKLKSRNYQVVHYDGPDLRGVDCGFMYNPKYFKVLESRSIRVNLSLVVKDWRPTRDILFIKGMLNGSDTVFVFVNHWPSRRGSAEATAPLREYAASIGKGIIDSLMSVNPNTKVLDMGDLNDNPTDPSMVSVLKCVDKKDKCQPGGLFNPWVDYFKKGIGTLAFNDSWGIFDQIVLSSGWLDQKQSGYFFQKASIFSKDFMIQKTGKYKGYPKRTWDFNIYNAGYSDHFPTYLTLLKEVK comes from the coding sequence ATGAAAACTATTTTTGTACTTACCATCTCCCTATTTACAGGTACTTTTCTTTTTGCTCAAAACAAACAGTACAAGGTGGTGCTGGCCGGCTTCTATAATCTGGAAAACTTCTATGACACTATCAATCAGCCGTATGTGGATGATGAAGACTTCACACCGGATGGCAGCTATCATTACACAGGCGGTATTTTTTGGGATAAAGTGGATCATTTAGCGGAAGTACTGTCCCAAATCGGCACAGATGTTTCGCCGGACGGCCTTGCCTTTTTCGGTTGTGCGGAAATAGAAAACAGAACAGTGCTGGAAACCCTTGCCAATCATCCGAAATTAAAATCCCGGAATTACCAGGTGGTCCATTATGACGGCCCGGACCTGAGGGGTGTGGATTGTGGATTCATGTATAATCCTAAATATTTTAAAGTATTGGAAAGCCGTTCAATTCGTGTAAACCTGAGCCTGGTGGTGAAAGACTGGAGACCAACACGCGATATTCTTTTCATAAAAGGTATGCTGAACGGCAGTGATACTGTTTTTGTATTTGTCAATCACTGGCCATCCCGGCGCGGAAGTGCGGAAGCAACCGCTCCCCTGCGCGAATATGCCGCCAGTATCGGCAAAGGCATCATCGATTCCCTGATGTCTGTCAATCCAAATACAAAAGTATTGGATATGGGCGACTTAAATGACAATCCAACCGATCCTTCCATGGTAAGTGTCTTGAAATGTGTAGACAAGAAGGATAAATGTCAGCCGGGTGGTTTATTCAATCCCTGGGTGGATTATTTTAAAAAAGGAATCGGCACACTGGCGTTTAATGACTCCTGGGGCATATTCGACCAGATCGTGTTATCTTCCGGGTGGTTAGACCAGAAACAGTCCGGTTACTTTTTTCAAAAAGCCAGTATCTTCAGCAAGGATTTCATGATTCAAAAAACAGGCAAATACAAAGGCTATCCTAAACGTACCTGGGATTTTAATATTTACAATGCCGGTTACAGCGACCACTTCCCTACTTACCTGACACTTCTCAAAGAAGTGAAATAA